One segment of Erigeron canadensis isolate Cc75 chromosome 2, C_canadensis_v1, whole genome shotgun sequence DNA contains the following:
- the LOC122587824 gene encoding uncharacterized protein LOC122587824, producing MPLIETEDLSAPYCPTSASKFTKRISDFQFPSKIKMPSNVKMYDGTTDPDDHMGVFSGAAKVEQWSMPVWCHMFGQTLFGSARVWYDSLARGSIDSFEELRQKFLTHFMVQQKYTRNPVEVHNIRQRENESLTAFMERYNLESMRILGASETMRVLGFMHGIRSKQLIEKLNTKVPDTVKEMMEVVKAHIRAKEAIIAAKLDEAPARRNNKQSRQFNNRRAYTSSTERSERHQNTPYSPANVRRHEHDTALIKTLAEILATEYARVGFIRPQPMMGDPNKRNAQYCEFHSDKGHHTNDCWQL from the coding sequence ATGCCTCTCATTGAAACAGAAGACTTGTCGGCACCTTATTGCCCCACATCAGCTTCTAAATTCACCAAAAGAATATCTGATTTCCAGTTTCCCTCCAAGATTAAAATGCCATCTAATGTGAAAATGTATGATGGTACCACAGATCCAGATGACCACATGGGCGTATTCTCTGGCGCGGCCAAGGTGGAACAATGGTCCATGCCTGTGTGGTGCCACATGTTTGGCCAAACTCTTTTTGGTTCTGCCCGAGTTTGGTATGATAGTTTAGCAAGAGGGAGCATTGATAGCTTTGAAGAATTGAGGCAAAAATTTCTCACTCACTTCATGGTTCAACAAAAATACACTCGAAACCCGGTGGAGGTCCATAACATTCGTCAAAGAGAAAATGAGAGCCTCACCGCATTTATGGAAAGGTACAATTTGGAAAGTATGCGGATCTTGGGAGCAAGTGAAACCATGCGGGTGTTAGGTTTTATGCATGGCATCAGATCCAAGCAATTGatagaaaaattaaatacaaaggtTCCTGATACTGTGAAAGAAATGATGGAAGTGGTTAAAGCTCACATTAGAGCAAAAGAAGCTATCATAGCTGCAAAATTAGATGAAGCACCAGCCCGACGCAACAACAAGCAATCACGCCAATTCAACAATAGAAGGGCATATACCTCATCCACCGAGAGGTCTGAGCGTCATCAAAATACTCCTTATTCTCCAGCTAATGTGAGGCGGCATGAACATGACACCGCTTTAATCAAAACACTTGCCGAAATTTTGGCCACCGAATATGCACGAGTTGGTTTCATTCGACCCCAACCAATGATGGGGGATCCTAATAAGAGGAACGCGCAGTATTGTGAGTTCCACTCTGACAAAGGGCATCACACCAACGATTGCTGGCAGTTGTAA